Sequence from the Dehalococcoidia bacterium genome:
CCCCCGCGGCACTTTAGCCTGCGCATGGCGCTCGCGCAGCGCCAGCAGCCTCCTGTTCTCGGCCCGCTCGCTCTCCAGGAGCTCTTCCTGTGTCGCTTTGTACCTCTCGAATTCGGCCCTTTCGAACTCGAGAAGTTCTTCCTGTTCCGCCCTGTACTGCTCGAACCGGGCCTTCTCATCCCGGATTATAGCTTCCTGGATCGCCCTGTACTTGGCGACATCGGCTTTATCGCTAACGGCTTCACCGCAGGCCGTTACCCCCTGCTCCGCCCCGGGCCTTTCCAGCTCGGCTTTCAGGCTGCCGAGCGCCGCCTCCTGCTCCGCCCTGTATTTATCCAGCCCGGCCTTCTCGCCGGCGATGAACGATTCATATTCCGCACGGTATTTCTCGAACTCCGTCTTCTCTCTGCTTATTATCGTTTCCTGCTCCGATTTGTAGCGCTCGAAACGTGCTCTTTCCTCCCGGATCAGCGCTTCCTGCTCCGCCCTGTACCTGGCGATCTCGTCCTTTCCATCCCCGATGAGCTTCTCCGCGTCCGCTTGCAGCCTTTCCAGCTCAACCGTCAAGCCGTTCAGGCGGGCATGCTGTTCATCCCTGTACCTCTCGAATCTGGCTTTTTCCCTGTCGATTATCGCTTCCTGCTCGGCCTTGTATCTGTCGATCCCGGCCTTTTCCTCCTGTATTATCGATTCCTGTTCCGCCCGGTATCTCTCGATCTCCGCTTTCTCCCCGTCGATAATCGCCTGCTGCTCGGCTTTATACCGCTCGAACCTTGTCCTTTCGTCCTGGATTACGGCCTCCTGCTCGGCCCTGTACCTGGCGATCTCGTCCTTTGCCGCCCTTGTGCCCTGCTCCTGCATGTCTCTCAGCCTGTCCAGTTCTATCTCTATGTCCTGAATCTTAAAGGGCACCCGCCCTTTGCACTGGGGGAAACGGTCGCAGACATAGAACTGCTTGCCGGTATCCGGGCCTTTCAGCACCGTTTTGATGGTGGTGGAGCATCCGCAGATGGGGCACCTGATAGAACTGGTCAATGCGCAACTCCTGTAAACAAGGATGTCCGTATCAAATAAGGGGACGCGTAAGGTTAATATAATTTAATGCCCGTACGGAACTATGTCAAGCAGGGCGGGGGTTTCCTTTGTTCAGGGCTGGCCGGGCAGCTCCCGCGGCGCCTGGCGGCTCCTGTCCTTAGCCCTTTCAAGCTCCAGGAGCGTCTCCTCCGCCGCTTTATACTGTTCGAACTCGGCCCTCTCGTCCGCGATGGCCCTGTCATGCTCCGCTTTGCGTTTCTCCAGCGCGGCCTTCAGGTTGATTAAGCCTTCCTCGTACTTCGCTCTGTATTCCTCGAACTTTTCCTTCTCCCCGTCGATCAGCGCCTGCTGCTCCGCCCTGTACCGTTCGAACGAGGCCTTCTCACCCGCGATTATCTCTTCCTGCTCCGATTTATACTTCTCGAATTCGGCCTTCTCCGCCTCTATCGTCGGCGCATTTTCCGCCAGGTACCTTTCAAAATCGGCCTTCTTCCCGTCGATTATGGCTTCCTGCTCGGCCCTGTATCCGTCGATCCCGGCCTTCAGGCTTTCCATCTCCGCCGTCCGCTCCGATTTATACATCTCGAACGCTTCCCTGTCGCCCTCGATCAGCGCCCGCTGCTCCGCCAGGTACTTCTCAAAATCGGCTCTCTTTCCGTCGATTATGGCTTCCTGCTCGGCCCCGTACCCGTCGATCTCGGCCTTCTCGCCGTCGATGCGCTGCTCCAGCTCCGCCTTGAGCCTTGCGAAGTCGGCCTTCAGGCTTTCCAGCAGCGCATCCTGCTCCAATACGGATCTCTCGAATTCAGCCCTTTCATCCTCGATCATGGCCTGCTGCTCGGCCCTGTACTTCTCAAAATCGGCCTTCTTGCCGTCGATGACGGCTTCCTGCTCGGCTCTGTATCCGTCGATATCGGCGTTGCCGCCATCGATGCGCTGCTCCAGCTCCGCCCTGTGCTTCTCGATCTCGGCCTTCTTCTCTTCGATGACGGCTTCCTGCTCCAGCCTGTACTGCTCGAAGTCGTCCCTTTCCTTCTGAATCGCCTCCTCCTGCTCCGCCCTGTACGTCTCGATCCCGGCCTTCTCCTCCTCGATGGCTTTCTCGCGCTCGATGCGTTTCTCCAGTTCCGTCTTGAGCTCGACGAAGACGACTTTCAGCCTTTCCACGTCCGCCTCATGCTCCCGCTTGTCTTTCTCGAACGCTTCCCTGTCGCCATCGATCAGCGCCTGCTGCTCCGCCCTGTACCCTTCGAACCTAACCTTCTCGTTTGAGATAAGCTCTTCCTGTTCCGCCCTGTATTTCTCGAACGCGGCTTCCTGCGCCCGTATTATGGCTTCCTGCTCGGCCCTGTACTTTGCTATCTCGTCCCGCGCGGCCTTTTCGGCCTGCTCCCGCCGCTCCGCCGGCCCGGCCGGTTTTGCGGTTCCGCCACGGACCCGGCCGGACGTCTTCCCTTTGCATATGGGATAGAGGTCGCAGACATAGAACTTCTTGCCGGCATCCGGGCCTGTCTTAGACGTTCGTATGGTGGTGGAACATCCGCAGAGGGGGCATCTGATATCGCTAGTCAATTCGCAACTCCTTTAAATAAGGCTGTCCGTATGAGATGGGGGAGTGGAAGGTTTATATAATTTAATGTACGTGCGGAACTATGTCAAGCGTAACGCATAAGAAGGTGAAATAGACGATCGATATTGGGTCGATATTGGCAAATGACGAGGGGAGCCTGTGTGGACTCCTTTGTTATTTTATTTCGGTGGGTTGTAAACCCACCCTACATCTAGAACAGCTTTTCGATGAGGGTTTTTCTATCCATCTCAAGATAGGCGGCAACTTCATTCAATATGCTGCTGAGAGTGCCGATCTTCAGTGGGTTGTGTGAGGGGATCGTAATGTGGTGTTCCGCGCCTTTTATAGCAGAGGTCAGCCTTATGTGACTGCCCGTTTGCCGCGTTATCTTATATCCGTACTTATCGAGTACCCGGGCCAGTTCCTCGCCGTCGATGTCCCTGGGGAGCTTCACGCCGGAATGACCTCGTCCTTAACGATGTGCAGACGAATAATCGGCGGTTTGTGCGTTTTATCGAAGTGGCAGCGAACGGCATCCTGTGTCATCGCTTTAAGCTCTTCCAAACTCTCCGCCTCGGTGAAGATGCCGTGGTCAAGAGCCTTAGCGGTGAATCCGCCTTCGGGGTCTTCTTCAACCAGGAATATTATTTCCTTATCCATAACACGCTCCGGTTACAGGATTGTATCATGTTTATACTCTTTATGCATACTACCATGTCAGCGGGTTGGAAACCCTCCCTGCGGTTCTCCTGCAACGTTGTTGGCCCGCGGGGATTCTGCCAACGAATAGACATAATCTTTACTAGTGGTTGATAACGTATTAAAATGGCACTCACAAGGTGGTCACTCCGGGTATCATAAATAACTTAAAAGGAGGTAGTCAGATGGCAAGGATCGAAGAGAGCGTGGAGATAAAGCGTCCGGTCGAAAAGGTGTTCGCCTATACGATTGATGCAAAGGATTGGTCAAAATGGCTTTCATTTATACCGGAAGCAGAGCAAACGTCTCAGGGTCCCATAAGTGTCGGCACCACATTCAAAGGGAGCAGCCGCTTGATAGGCCACACTAACAATTGGACAGCAAAGACCGTGGAATGCGAGCCAAATAAGAGCTTTGGTGCAGATACTACCGGCCCGGGCATTATCATGAAAGAGCACTACACCTATAGCTCCGTGAATGGAGGCACAAAGTTTACCATCGTGTACGATATAAGAATGTTCGGGCTCTACAAGCTGTCATCGCTAATGGTGATAAGCAACATGCGCAAGGAGTTAAAGAATAGCCTCATCAACTTGAAAAGCATTCTTGAGGCGCAGGCATAGAGCGCTGATATCTTTTTCTGCTGTTGAAGGTGTTCTTCACCTTCAACAATACCCGCCGCTTTCGGCGGGGTGAATCCTTCCATACAACGTTGATCATGGAAGGGCACGTCGAGCATTAGGAGCATGAAGAACATCACGGGCGGGATGGACCGCATAGAGGAGTTCGCGAAGAAGGTGAAATAGGCGGCGTTGAGGCGAGTCAGCATTACAAATGACGAGGGGGGGGGGCAAAGGCGCCTCTTTTGTATTTAGGGGACTACAATCCTAACCGAGCCACAATTTGTTGACAAAAATACCAAACCCAGCTAAAGTATCAGCAAGCTAACACATATTTAACCCATTTAGTTAGACAGCGTACAATGGCAAAGCCGAGACATTTAGAAAAAGCACCTATCACAGAGGCTGTGATTGATTTCCGTGCCAATTTAACCCGTGACTTCAACCTTGATAAAATTAGCTCGCTAAAAGAAGAATTATTCAACGAATACCCCAATTGTAAACCAATAAAAGTCAATGAGTTCATATTCGGTTTGGAGGGGGATCAGCCTATCAAGAAAAACCTTGAGCAACTAGTTGGTTACCGTCTTGAGACACAAGACGGTAAGAACGTTGCTCAATTCCGATTAGATGGATTTACCTTCAGCCGCCTAGCACCATATACAGAATGGAAGAAGGTTTTTGGTGAAGCAAGACGACTTTGGGAAATCTATGTAGCTAAAGCATCTCCAGAATCAGTAACAAGAATAGCCACACGGTATATTAATCAATTGCGCCTCCCTTTTTCAACTAGCGACTTTTCACAGTATCTCACGGTTCCACCAATAATACCCGATACGCTTCCCAGAATAACGAATTTCCTTATTAGAGTCAGTATATGCGAACCAGCGTCAGATATTAAGGCAAATATAACCCAGGCATTTCAGATGGGTACTGATCCTAGTGACCATGTTATAATTATCCTAGATATAGATGCCTTTAAAACAGGTAGTTTTGTTGTAACTGAATCTGGAATGTGGGATACATTCGAAGCTCTACGTAATATGAAGAATCGCATCTTCTTTGAAATGATAACTGAAGATACAGCGAGGTTATATGAAGTGTAATTTAGATGATAATATAAATCCTTTTGCAGTTCAAAAAGACTATGGTGTAAGTGAAGATGCCAGCAGTTTGATTAGACGCTTCATGGATATATTTATTGATTCTATTGATTCTCGCAGAACTATCACAGTTTCTGATCGCTTCGACAAATTCGAAGAAGCGTTCAATAGTATCATAGAAGAATGCTCAGATAACAACTGGAACGGCTACAACGCACGGCCTGTAGACACAAAATCCATTACCC
This genomic interval carries:
- a CDS encoding type II toxin-antitoxin system HicA family toxin; the protein is MKLPRDIDGEELARVLDKYGYKITRQTGSHIRLTSAIKGAEHHITIPSHNPLKIGTLSSILNEVAAYLEMDRKTLIEKLF
- a CDS encoding 2-oxoisovalerate dehydrogenase translates to MDKEIIFLVEEDPEGGFTAKALDHGIFTEAESLEELKAMTQDAVRCHFDKTHKPPIIRLHIVKDEVIPA
- a CDS encoding SRPBCC family protein — protein: MARIEESVEIKRPVEKVFAYTIDAKDWSKWLSFIPEAEQTSQGPISVGTTFKGSSRLIGHTNNWTAKTVECEPNKSFGADTTGPGIIMKEHYTYSSVNGGTKFTIVYDIRMFGLYKLSSLMVISNMRKELKNSLINLKSILEAQA
- a CDS encoding TIGR04255 family protein, whose protein sequence is MAKPRHLEKAPITEAVIDFRANLTRDFNLDKISSLKEELFNEYPNCKPIKVNEFIFGLEGDQPIKKNLEQLVGYRLETQDGKNVAQFRLDGFTFSRLAPYTEWKKVFGEARRLWEIYVAKASPESVTRIATRYINQLRLPFSTSDFSQYLTVPPIIPDTLPRITNFLIRVSICEPASDIKANITQAFQMGTDPSDHVIIILDIDAFKTGSFVVTESGMWDTFEALRNMKNRIFFEMITEDTARLYEV